Part of the Longimicrobiaceae bacterium genome, ACGCCAGCCCGAGCAGACAGGCCCCGATCAGCAGGACGGGAGCGCGCTGCCGTCGCGCGGGATCCGCGAGCATCCGCAGCGACAGCCCGGCCACCAGCAGGGCACAACACCCGAGCACGAGCCTCTGCCCGTCGGAGACGACGAGCACTGGTCGCCCGAGCCGGAGATCGTAGCCGAAATGGGCGGCGATCCACTGCGTCATCCCCAGCATCCCACCCAACACGGCGAGGACCCCGGCGAGCAGGTACACGTGGAGCGGGAGCGGCGCGCCGGCCGCGCGTTGCGTGACCAGCTCCGGCTGGCCGTCGGATCGGACGCGCATGTTCAGGCAGCGGCGGGCGCAGAAGGCGCGGGTGCCGCCGGAACGGTGTCCTTCGCCGCGGGCGCGGGGTGGTCCAGGTCCACGTCGCGGGGGACGAGCACGGTAATCGGATGCCCCGCCTCCAGGTGCAGGACCGGCGCCGCGTCGACGGCGCGCTCCAGCAGTCGGTCCGCGGCCGACCGGAGCGGCTGCGTGGCCGCGCCGACCGCGCGGTCGCGAGCGCTCGCAGCCGGGGGATAGCCGCCCGGAGCCACGGCCTGCGTCTGGCCGCCGCCGGGCGTCGCGTACGCGATCGCGGCTCCGAGCGCCGACAGCAGCGCAGCGCTCTCCAGCGTTTCCCGCGTCCGCCGGTCCACCCTCCCTGCCACCCCCGGCGCACCGCGGCGGTCCGCCGCCGGGAGGGCCGGGAGCATCCAGGTCCGGCCGTCCGCGAGCCGCACCTGCTCCCAGACGACGACGAGCCGCCGGCCTCCGACCGCGAGCCCGCTCCGGTACTGGCCGATCAGCAGCGAGCCCGCCGGAAGGACCACGCAGGCCAGCCGCGGGTCGTAGACGTCGCGGCCGACCCGCGCCAGCACCGGGCCCGGCACCTCACTGTTGATCTCGGACACCAGCGTCGCGGTGATCGCGTAGCCGGCGGACAGCACCCGCTCGCCCGTCCGGCACGGCCGACCCACGAAGGACGCGAAGCGGACCGCCGCAGGGCCCCCAACGCCGGCAGCCAGATCGGCGGGGGGAGGAGATGGGAGCTGCTGCGCCGCGCGCTCCGCCGCCTTCCGGTCCTCTTCGACCTGCTGCGCGCCGTAGGGATGGAGAGGCTGCGTGCGAGATCCACTCGCGGTGTCCACCTCCGCCGCGACGGCACCGCCGAAGCCCGCCGGCGAGCGGGCACCCGCCCCGGCATCCGTCATCGGATCGCGCTCCTCGCCGGCGGCGGCGCGAAGCCGCCGTGACGCGACCGCCCGGCGGAACGCCGCCCGCCGCAGCTCCGCGGGGCTCGCCACCGAATCCGGCGCCGGATCGAGCGGGGACGCAGCGGCGGGTTCGGCTGCGGCCGCCCTGGCGTCCCCCACGCGGCCGGCCGGGGCGGAGCCGAGGTCGCCCCGCGACGCCTCGGCATAGCTGCCGGGTCCCACGTCCCGACCGACAGGGACGAACCCCGCGGCACCGGAGGTGTCGCCCGCTGCGCGCGCTGGGGGCGCGGTGTCTCCGGCCAGCCTGCGCGCCTCCTGCGGGTCGGCCCAGGCGGCCCGCGGGCTCGCCGGCTGGTCCGCCACCACCGCGGGCGCGTCGGCCGTCGAGTCCGCGCTCGCCGCCATGGCAGCCTGCCGCTCGCGCATCCGCTGGCTCATCACCGCGAGCGCGACGAGGAAGACCCCGCCGACCACCGCGCCCGCAAGGGCGGCACGCCGCCGGTTGATCCCGAACCGCTCCGCGAACGCGGCCACCGCGGCCCCCCTCTCGGGCGTTTCGCTCATCTCTCCTCCGGCGACGGGCGGCGAACGATCAGGAGCCGGAGGGGCTGGCCGCCTTCGCCGGCGGGAATCAGTAGCACCATGCGCTGCATCACCCGGTCAGTGAGGATGCACCCGTCCCGCACCACGTACTGGACCAGCTCGTATTCCCCGTCCGCTGCCAGCTCGTACAGCACGGCCAGATCGGAATGGTAGGCATCCGGCGGGAGCCGCACGCAGGTCTGGCGGCCGTTGTCGAAGACCACCCGCGGCACCCACGGGAACCGCCGGTCGGGGGTCACGCGGTAGTCGAAGTGCAGTTCCGCCAGGCCGTCGAGCGTCATGCC contains:
- a CDS encoding TrbI/VirB10 family protein, which translates into the protein MSETPERGAAVAAFAERFGINRRRAALAGAVVGGVFLVALAVMSQRMRERQAAMAASADSTADAPAVVADQPASPRAAWADPQEARRLAGDTAPPARAAGDTSGAAGFVPVGRDVGPGSYAEASRGDLGSAPAGRVGDARAAAAEPAAASPLDPAPDSVASPAELRRAAFRRAVASRRLRAAAGEERDPMTDAGAGARSPAGFGGAVAAEVDTASGSRTQPLHPYGAQQVEEDRKAAERAAQQLPSPPPADLAAGVGGPAAVRFASFVGRPCRTGERVLSAGYAITATLVSEINSEVPGPVLARVGRDVYDPRLACVVLPAGSLLIGQYRSGLAVGGRRLVVVWEQVRLADGRTWMLPALPAADRRGAPGVAGRVDRRTRETLESAALLSALGAAIAYATPGGGQTQAVAPGGYPPAASARDRAVGAATQPLRSAADRLLERAVDAAPVLHLEAGHPITVLVPRDVDLDHPAPAAKDTVPAAPAPSAPAAA